The Gammaproteobacteria bacterium sequence ATGCACCATGGACGGTTTGCTCAGGACGAGCGCGCAAGACAGCCCACTTCGGTGGGCTTTTTGCATTTATTCTTATCACTATCTTGAACATTGAAATTGCAGTATGCTGGATCCATGCAAGCGTCTTTCTGGCTCAACAAGTGGCAACAACATGAGATCGGTTTTCACCAGGATGACTATCATCCGGCGCTAGTAAAGCATTTTCCGAAACTGGAATCCGGGGCCAAGATACTCGTGCCCTTGTGCGGCAAATCCAAAGACATGCTGTGGCTGGAAGCGCAAGGCTATCAGGTGGTCGGGATTGAATTGGCAGAATCCGCGGTATGCGATTTTTTTAGTGAGCACGGGTTGAATTTCACCCGCACCGAGCAGGGTGAGACCATTCATTATCAATGCACTGAAAAAAACATTTTGCTTATCGTGGGTGACTTTCTTGCACTGGATGAGAGCATATTGTCAGCCAATTCCTTTGACGCCTTATACGATCGTGCGGCCCTGGTTGCCTTACCCGCCGAGATGCGTACAGCCTATGCACAACAATGTCATGCCCTGCTTAAACACGAAGCAAAGATCATGTTGATCAATTTCAATTATGACCAGTCGGCCATGCAGGGCCCGCCGTTCTCGATCGATAGGGCGGAGATCGAAGCACTCTGGCATGGCCGGCTTAGCTTAATTGAGTCGTTCAGTATGTTGCGCGAGCGCTCAAAATTCATGGATAAGGGGCTGGCGTACATGAATGAAGAAACCTGGCTGACCTGACGTCAGCATGCTGTACTGAGCATCGCGTTCTTGTTAATAGTGCGTAGAGCCAGTAAGGTGTTGAACAATAATTTTTACTGAAATTACTAAAATTACTGATTGGGGAGTTTGCGATGGAAAATATTAATTTGGCTTTTTTACTGGTACTGATCGCTTTATTACAGTATTTGTGGTTTTCTTCCAAGGTGGGTTTAAAACGCGGT is a genomic window containing:
- the tmpT gene encoding thiopurine S-methyltransferase — translated: MQASFWLNKWQQHEIGFHQDDYHPALVKHFPKLESGAKILVPLCGKSKDMLWLEAQGYQVVGIELAESAVCDFFSEHGLNFTRTEQGETIHYQCTEKNILLIVGDFLALDESILSANSFDALYDRAALVALPAEMRTAYAQQCHALLKHEAKIMLINFNYDQSAMQGPPFSIDRAEIEALWHGRLSLIESFSMLRERSKFMDKGLAYMNEETWLT